The following is a genomic window from Bacteroidota bacterium.
TCTGCCGATGAATTGCAGATCGAGATCGAACAGGAAACAAAAGAAAAAACCGGAGGCGGAAAAGGAAAACAACTCGTAACAAAAAAAATAAGTATTCCACTTCTCGAAGTAAAAGAAACAAAAGCTGTAATTAAATTCTGAAACTACATACTTAACCAAAAACCAGATCACGGAAAACAAAAACGATCACAATCACAATTAAAATGGAAAACATCAACCTTATTGAATCCTTTTCGGAATTCAAAGAAACCAAGAACATAGACAGGGCTACGCTCATGAGCATTCTCGAAGATGTGTTCAGAAGCCTCATCCGTAAAAAATACGGAAGCGACGAAAATTTCGATTTCATCGTGAATCCTGAACGGGGCGATCTCGAAATATGGCGTAACCGTGAGATCGTGGACAATGAATTTGCGGAAGATAGTTTCGATTACGATCCTAATAAGCACATCAGTCTTTCCGAAGCAAAAAAAATAGAACCCGATTTCGAAATTGGTGAACAGGTTACCGACCGCATTGTTCTCGATGATTTCGGACGCCGTGCTGTTCTCTCCATTCGTCAGAATCTTGTTTCGCGTGTACTCGATCTTGAAAAAGATTCACTCTATAAAAAATACAAGGAACGTGTGGGCGATGTAATTACCGGCGAAGTCTATCAGGTTTGGAAAAAAGAAACACTCGTGCTTGATGATGAAGGCAACGAACTCATCCTTCCTAAAACAGAACAGATCCCGGGAGATTTTTTCAAAAAAGGAGATACGGTGCGAGCCGTTGTTTCCAAAGTTGATCTGCGAAATAATTCACCGGTCATCATTCTTTCACGTACTTCACCTTCCTTCCTCGAAAAATTATTCGAAATGGAAGTTCCCGAAATTTATGACGGACTCATTACCATCAAGAAGATCGTTCGTGAACCCGGTGAACGCGCTAAAGTTGCAGTGGAATCCTATGACGATCGCATTGATCCGGTTGGCGCGTGCGTGGGAATGAAGGGTTCACGCATTCATGGCATCGTGAGAGAATTGCGCAATGAGAATATTGACGTGATCAATTTCACAACGAATTCTACACTGCTCATCCAACGTGCTCTTTCTCCTGCAAAGATCACTTCTGTAAAACTCGATGACGAGAGTAAACGTGCAGAAGTTTACCTGAAACCCGACCAGGTTTCACTCGCTATCGGAAAAGGCGGCCACAATATCCGCCTCGCAGGACGTCTCACCGGTTACGAGATCGATGTTTATCGCGATACGGATGAAGATGTGGAAGACGTTACACTCGATGAATTTTCGGATGAGATCGAACAGTGGATCATTGACGAATTCAAATCCATTGGTTGCGATACTGCAAAAGCCGTTCTGGAACTTTCTGATGAAGAGCTGGTGAAACGCACCGATCTCGAAGAAGAAACAGTGAAAGAAGTGAAACGAATATTAAAATCAGAATTCGAATAATAAACAAGAAAATACAATAGAATCGCCTGGAGGCACTTTATGTCAGAACCAGAAAAAACGATCCGGCTCAGTAAGGTAAAAGGGGAACTCAACGTTTCCCTCGACCGGATATTTGAATTTCTCGAAGAGAAAGGATTCAAACTTGACCGTAATCCTAACCAGAAAATTTCTGAAGAGCATTATCGTTTGCTCACCAAGGAATTTGCGCAGGACCGCGAAGAGAAAGAAGAATCAAAACTCGTCGGGCTTTCTTCTAAAGTGAAGAAGGAATCCATTATCCTTAATGAAGAACTCACCAAATCGGATCGCCGCGCCCGCGAGCGTGACCAGGAAGAGATCATCATCAAGGACATGAATAATCCTTCAACGAAAACTGTAGAACCAAAAGAAGCAAAGGAGAAAAAAGAAAAGAAAGAAGAGATTACGCGTGTTGTTCCTGAAAAAACAGTTGCAGTAAAAGTGATCTCTAAGATCGAACTCGGCGCCGATAAAGGAAAAGAGAAAAAGAAAAAAGATGCTGCTGCCGAAAAAGAGACGAAAGACAAAACAAAAAAAACCACTAAAAAGAAAAAAGAGGAAGAAGCACCACCGGTAGAAAATATTGAAGAGGTAGTTACTGAAACACCGGTCACCACCGAAGAAGTTGCTCCGCCGGAAGAAGTGATCTTCCGCCGCTCCGTTGAAAAACTGGAAGGCCCCAAGATCATGGGCAAGATCGATCTTCCTGTGAAAGAAGAAAAGAAAAAACCGGTCGCTTCTTCCAGCGCACAATTCGAATCGGATAAAAAGAAAAAAAGAAAACGCATTCGTAAAGAAGGCGGGCCTGTTAACCTACAGCCGGGACAAGAAGGTGGCGGCCGCGGACAAGGCCGTGGAAAAGGACAGCAACGCCAGTCACGTGAAGCTCGTCCTGAACTCACAGAAGAAGAAGTACAGAAACAGATCAAAGAAACGCTTGCACGACTCAGCGGACAGGGAAAATCAAAAGCATCAAAATATCGCCGCGATAAACGCGAACAGATCTCGCAGCGGATTGAAAAAGAACAGGCAGAAGCCGAAGCACAGAAAGGTGTTTTGAAAGTAACGGAATTCGTAACCGCAAATCAACTTGCAACAATGATGAACGTTCCTGTTACGCAAATCATTTCTACCTGCATGACCATCGGTTTGTTCGTTTCCATCAATCAGCGTCTTGATGCGGAAACCATTTCACTTCTTGCACAGGAATTCGGTTACAAAGTTGAATTCGTGAGCGTAGAAGTGCAGGAAGCAATTCGTGAAGAAGAAGATAAACCGGAAGAATTAAAAGATCGCCCTCCCATTGTTACTGTGATGGGCCACGTCGATCATGGAAAAACTTCTTTGCTCGATTACATTCGTAAATCGAATGTGATTGCAGGTGAAGCCGGCGGGATCACGCAGCACATCGGCGCTTACTCGGTGGGACTGGAAAATGGAAAACACATCACGTTCCTCGATACACCGGGACACGAAGCGTTCACCGCAATGCGCGCGCGTGGTGCGCAGGTCACCGACGTTGCGATCATCGTTATTGCTGCTGACGATAGTGTGATGCCGCAAACAACAGAAGCGATCAATCACGCACAAGCTGCCGGAGTGCCCATTGTTTTTGCGATCAATAAAATTGATAAGCCCGGTGCAAATGCTGATAAGATTCGCGAAGCACTTGCGAATATGAATATTCTCGTTGAAGAGTGGGGTGGAAAATATCAGTGCCAGGAAATTTCTGCTAAGAAAGGATTGAGCATTGATACGCTGCTTGAAAAAGTTCTGCTCGAAGCGGAATTGTTACAACTGAAAGCAAATCCTGAAAAACGCGCAACGGGTGTGATCATCGAATCTACTCTCGACAAAGGACGCGGCTACACTGCAACTGTTCTCGTGGAGAATGGAACTATGCGTGTTGGCGATGTAGTGCTTGCAGGATGTTACAGCGGCCGTGTGAAAGCGATGCATAATGAACGCGGACTCGATGTGATAGATGCCGGACCTGCGACACCCGTGCAGATTCTCGGATTAAGCGGCGCGCCGCAAGCGGGCGATCAGTTCAACATCATGGCAGATGAGCGTGAAGCGCGCGAGATCGCAACACGTCGTTTGCAATTGCAACGCGAACAACAGATCCGCACCACAAAACATATTACGCTCGATGAGATCGGCCGTCGTCTTGCTATTGGTGATTTCCAGGAATTGAATGTGATCATCAAAGGTGATGTGGACGGTTCCATAGAAGCGCTCGCCGATTCATTGCTGAAACTTTCCACCGAAAAAATCCAGATCCGCATTGTGCACAAAGGTGTCGGTGCGATTTCAGAATCGGATGTGCTGCTTGCTTCTGCATCGAACGCGATCATTGTGGGATTCCAGGTTCGTCCGTCGGTGAGTGCAAGAAAATTGGCAGAGACCGAACAGATCGACATCCGTTTGTATTCCATCATTTACAAAGCTATCGAAGAGATCAAAGCGGCGATGGAAGGAATGCTTGCGCCGGAATTCGAAGAGAAGATCACGGGCAATATCGAAGTGCGGGAAGTTTTTAAAATTTCAAAAGTGGGAACAGTCGCAGGATGTTATGTGCTCGACGGAAAAGTGAATCGCCAGACCAAAGTGCGTATCATCCGCAATGGAATTGTGTTGCACGACGGAGCTCTCGGTTCGCTCAAGCGTTTCAAAGACGATGTGAAAGAAGTTGCTTCCGGTTACGAATGCGGACTGAACATCGACAAGTTCGACAACATTGAAGTGGGCGATATTATTGAAGGATACGAGATGGTGGAGATAAAAGGAAAGCTTTAGAAATTTTCCCAAAATAAAATAACAAATTCCAAAGGATGCCGTTGTGCAGCCTTTTTTATATAGCCCGCTTTAAAAAGTTCAGGAAAATATTTTTAAAACGAAAACAGGAACACATTGCTGCATTCCTGTTTTCTGAAAAGAAAAAATATTTTTACGGAAGTAAAACTCCAATCGTGAAACTGAGTTTGTAAGCGATCGGGAAATTCTGTCCGCCACTGCTATGGCTGTAATAGAATCTCGGAAGATTTGCATAGTCAAAAGTAGAATTCGGGATCGATGTGTGCGATTCAACTCCGTATCCCAATCCGCCTGAAAGATCGAGCGTGAGCATATCTCCAAACACCATTTGCCTTCCGATGTTCAGAAGAAATGCGCCCGAATTAAAAGTTGCTTTTGTCGTTGTGGTGGTGTAAGTAAGATTATTGTAATAAGAAATGTCTTTTGTAAAATTCGAATACATCACTTCCGGTTCTAGATAAAATCCACCGAGCGCGTAACTCCATTGCATGTCTTTCGTCACCACTTCAGGAACACGTTTGAAACGCATTCCTGCTTTGAGGTAAAATCCTGCTGCGTTCTGATCCATCATCGTTCCCACTTTCGGCCCGATGAATCCCACATCAGAAACTACTGCACGCGTAGGCGTGAGCGCCTGCTGGTAACCGATCGAAACAAATCCGAGAAGCGGGGAGAACGGTCGCGTGGTGATTGCACGTTTTCTCATTCTTAAAGTACTGTTGGGCGTAACGGACATCTGATCCTGCGTCATCATTTCTACACTTCCGTTTTCATAAACGATCTTGATCACTTCTGTTTTGGCAATGACATAAACGGGGCCGTCCATATTATCCCATTTTTTGTACTTGATCTCGGATGTTCCTACTTCCGTTACTTTAGCAGCGATGATGTCGCCACCGACTTTGTAAATTTTATCCTGCGCAAAAGCAAAGGAAACGGCGAAGATGAACAGGAGAGAAAGAAAATATTTTTTCATGAGGTTGGATTTTTGAGTAATAAATGTATGAAAAATCGGGAAGGTGGGCAAGTGATATCCGTCACTTGGTTTCAACGCTATCTCCTTCGCTGTTTCCACAATCCGCTCATTTACAAAAACAAGCCAAATTCTTATCTTCGTGTTATGATTGATTTGATAAATAGCAATGTGAACGAATTAAGGAAAATTTGTGTGAACCACAATGTAAGTTCCTTGTGTCTTTTTGGTTCAGCTGCAAAGGGAAACTTCAAATCGGACAGCGATCTGGATTTTCTTGTGCGGTTCAATGATAAAATCAATCTGCTTGATTATGCCGACAATTTTTTTTCAATGATAGAGGAACTCGAAAAGTTGTTCAACAGGAAGGTGGATCTTTTGACGGTTTCCTCTTTGAAAAACCCGATTCTAAAAAAAGAAATTGAAAATACTCAAATAGCGCTCTATGCTGCCTGATAGAATACTCAAATATATTCTTGATATAGAAGCTATCATTGAGGAAATTGAACTATTAAAAAAATCCGTTGCGAATGATTTTAATAAATTTAAGGATGATTTTAAATCAACCAGAGCTGTTGAGCGACAGCTTGAAATTATTGGAGAAGCTGCTAATAAAATAAATCAACTTGATCCAACAATAGAGATCACCGGAATAAAAAGTATTATTTCACTGAGAAATTTTATCGTTCACGCTTACGATTCCGTTGATCATGAAATACTTTGGGGAATTATTCAAAAAGATATACCGGTTCTAAAAAATGACATTCAAAACATGAAAAAATAACATTTGAAAATTACCGCAACACCTTCTTGCCTTCCAACACCATCTCCTTCGCCGTCTCCACAATAGCATCCGCATCAAATCCACATTCCTTCCACAACTCCGTTTGTTCACCGTGCTCAATGAATGAATCGGGAATTCCCAAACGTTTTATTTCTGCGTGATAATTATGATCTGCCATGAATTCGATTACCGCGCTTCCGAATCCACCTTGTATGCAACCATCTTCAACAGTAATTATTTTATCGAAAGTTGAAAAAACTTCATGCAGCATTTCTTCGTCAATAGGTTTTGCAAAACGCATATCGTAATGGGCCGCATTCACTCCGGCTTTTTTCAATGAGGCACATGCTTCTACTGCGAAATTTCCGGGATGACCGATCGTGAGAATCGCAACATCCTTTCCATCACATATCTTCCTTCCTTTGCCGATCTGAATTTCTTCGAATGGCGTTTTCCATTCGGTAAGCACACCTTGTCCGCGCGGATAACGGATGCTCATCGGAAAATTATTTTTTTCCAGTTGCGCCGTGTACATCAGATTTCTCAATTCACTTTCATTCATCGGCGCACTCACCACCATATTCGGAATACAGCGGAAATATGCAATGTCGAACGCACCGTGATGCGTAGGCCCGTCTGCGCCCGCGAGTCCGCCGCGATCGAGACAGAAAACAACATGAAGATTCTGCAAAGCAACATCGTGCACGACTTGATCGTACGCACGCTGCATGAACGAAGAATAAATATTACAGAACGGGATCATGCCTTGTGTGGCGAGTCCTGCGGAAAAAGTTACTGCATGTTGTTCGGCAATTCCCACATCGATCGCACGATCGGGCATTGCTTTCATCATGATGTTGAGTGAACTTCCCGTTGGCATAGCAGGCGTGATGCCCATAATCTTTTTATTTTTTTCCGCAAGTTCAACAATAGTATTTCCGAAAACATCCTGGTATTTCGGTGGCTGCGGTTCATTGGTGACGGGCTTCACAATTTTTCCGGTGGTCTTATCGAACAACCCGGGGGCATGCCACACCGTTGGATTTCCTTCTTCAGAAAATTTAAATCCTTTTCCTTTCGTGGTAAGTACGTGAAGAATCTTCGGGCCGGGAATATCTTTCAAATCTTTCATCACACTCACAAGTCGATCCACATCGTGCCCGTCAACAGGGCCGAAATAACGGAATTGAAGTGATTCAAAAAGATTACTCTGTTTAAGCAGCGCAGATTTCAAAGTATCACTGATCTTCTTCGCCACGTATTGCGCATCAGGGCCGAATTTGGAAATTTTTCCGAGCAGCTTCCACACTTCATCTTTCACTTTATTGTAAGTGTGTGAAGTGGTAATGTCATTTAAATATTCTTTGAGCGCACCCACATTCGGATCGATGCTCATGCAGTTGTCATTTAACACAACCAGCAGATTGCTCTTTTCAATTCCTGCGTGATTCAGTCCTTCGAATGCAATTCCCGCCGTCATCGCGCCATCGCCGATCACCGCGACAACATTTCTGTCTTTTTCATTTTTACGATTCGCAGCAACAGCCATTCCGAGTGCAGCAGAAATAGAGGTGGAAGAATGTCCTACACCGAATGCATCGTATTCACTTTCGCTCCGTTTCGGAAAACCGGAGATCCCTTTGTAAAGACGATTCGTATGAAAAATATTTCTGCGTCCCGTGAGAATTTTATGTCCGTATGCCTGGTGGCCTACATCCCACACGAGCTGATCGTAAGGCGTATTGAAAACGTAATGAAGAGCAACCGTCAATTCTACTACACCAAGACTTGCGCCGAAGTGTCCGCCTTTTTTGGAAACAAGGTCGATGATGTACTGGCGAAGTTCTTTGCTCACTTCCGGCAACTGGTCTTCGCGCAACTTTCTCAGATCGGAAGGAACATGAATCTGTGAGAGTAATTTTCCTGCTTTGAATTCGTCGGAATGGGGGTGCGTGCTCATTGGTTTGCTGTTACAAATATACTAAGAAAAAAAGTTCGATTTCCGAAGGAAAACGCCGGTATTAACTTGTTGTTGTTGATATACGATCGAATGTTGGTTAAGGGATGTTAATGGCTACGAATTACGAATGGGAAGATGGACATGGATTTAGTAAGCGAGAAACGAATTATTCCCTTCAGCTGCCTCAGTCCATTTTCAATTCGTAAAAAAAGAAACATATTTACCAAAGAATTCCCGTAATAAAATGCACCATTACTGGCAGAATTTTTGTGGCAATAGTTAAAACCATTTTCCGTTGAAATTAAAATACAATTGTTTTCCCTTCTTGTTATTTTTCTGTGCAGCGATCTTTGATTTTTCGTTTGTTCGTGCCGATGATCATTTTGAGGGATATTCATTCGAAGAAACGTATTCAGCAAAAAGAGACGAGTCGTTTTTGAAATATCAGTTTCATCGCGACAGCACTTATCTGTTTACCGATTCAACAAAAAGTGTTGTTACAAAAACTTCAGGCATTTATCTTTTCATCAACGAGGAACTGAATCTTTTCAAAGATGATCGCAAGACGATAGCCGGTTCTTTCTTTATGTGTGATCCGCACTTCGAAAAACCAGAAAGCGGATTTGTGATGCATGGCTATTCCCCCGGAATAATTTTTTACGCGCGATTGGTTGACAAATCCAATTTGTATGATTACTCACGATCAACGGAATTTCCATTGAGCAAAAAAAATAAATTGATGAAGTTTGAATGGAATGATACGGAATACGGCAAACAAGTCAGGCAACTCCCTGTACGCACGATCTCAGAAAATGCAATTCCGTTCGTGAGTGTAGAATACATTCTGCGCAATGTGGATTTTGTGTGGCACGGAACTTTTTTTGTGGATACTCTGCATTGCGGAAAGCCGGTTGATGTGGCAAAAAAAGTTCACGCAAAAGATTCAATGGCCGTTGCGCAATTCAACATGAATGGATATTACAGCAATTATTCGTACGACTCTCTCCGAAGATTGACTCATTACAGTTTTGGCGGGCCAAGTTGCAATTCCTGTTTCGACGGATTCAGTTTTGATATTACCTATGCGGGAAATTCAGGTAAACCTGTTGATATCGGAGATAGGGATTATCTGAATTATAAAATTTTCTACGACGAAAACGGAAGTGTAAGCAGGATAGAAATGTGGAATTATAAAAATATACTGACGACGCTCACTGTTTCGGAATAGAGTCGTGGAGAGTAGAAACAATTTGATTATGGCCTCCTCACTTTCCATTGCTGATTTTCGTATTTCGTACTCCCTTTCGTATTTCGTAACTTTAAGTACACTTTTCGTATTTCGTACTCCCTTTCGTATCTTTCATCTTCCTAAAAAATTCTCTTCATGAAAAAAGCCGTACTCGCTTCCATCGTTGCCTTCGCTGCAGGAATATTATTTTTCACCTGGAATAATTTTCTCCATCAAAATAATTCTGAAAAATCTTCTGCAAATAAAATTTCTGTTCCCGCGAAAGAAAACGATGAAAAAGATAATGATGCGCTTGATGCTTTGCAATGGCTGAGCAAAACACGTGCCTATCCGAATGCGGATATTCCCAATGACGCGTATGTGAATGCGTGGAAAATGCAGAATTCGCGTTATGCAAATCCGAATACAACTACAGTTGGAACGTGGACAAGTATCGGTCCGAATAATGTGGGTGGAAGAACATTGTGTGTTGCGCTCGATCCGCTTGACACCAATACAGTTTGGCTTGGAAGTGCAAGCGGCGGTTTGTGGAAATCTACAGTGGGCGGACTCGGCGTGAATGCGTGGACGTATGTGAATACCGGATTTCCTGTTCTTGGTGTTGCAACTATTGCCATCAATCCTGCGAATCATCTCGAGATGTACATTGGCACAGGAGAAGCTTACAATTATGGAATGCCACTCAACGGACTTACCGATCGCACAACGCGCGGTTCTGTAGGAATGGGAATTTTAAAATCTACTGATGGTGGAGCAACGTGGTCTTATTCGCTGAACTGGACCTACCAGCAAATGCGCGGCGTGTGGGAAATTTCCATCAATCCTCTAAAACCATCTTCTGTCATTGCAGCGACTACAGAAGGAATTTACAAAAGCACAAACAGCGGAACTACGTGGACACAAGTTCAGAATGCAACAATGGCAATGGACATTGCGTGGTTTCCTTCCGATACAACAATTGTTTTGTGCGGAACAGGAAACATGAACAGCACGAATAAAGGTTTGTATCGTTCTACCGATGGAGGTTCTACATGGGCGCTCGCCGGTGGTGGATTTCCGAATGCAACTGCGCACGCGGGAAGAACGCAGATCGCATTCGATCCCAACAACAACAATGCAGCGCTCGTTCAGATGAGTGATATTTACAACACGATCGGATTTTACAAAACGACGGATAAAGGTGCAACGTGGTCAACAATCGGATCTCAGGATGTAACCGGTTACCAGGGATGGTACTGCGAAGGAATGGCGATCGAACAGGGAAATTCAAATAATATTCTTGCAGGCGGAGTGAACATGATGTTGTCGAATGACAATGCAGCTTCATTCAACCAGGTTTCAAATAATTTCTGGACCACAGATTATATGCATTCCGATGTACACGACATCGTGGTGAATCCGCAAAATGCGAATAGTATTTTCATTGCAACTGACGGCGGACTTTTCCGCTCGTGGGATTTCGGAGTTTCCTATACCGAGTGTACCGATGGTTATGTTACTTCACAACATTACATTGGTTCCTGTTCGCAAACGAATGCAAATTATCTTCTTTCCGGTTTGCAGGATAATTACACGCAGATGTACACCGGTTCTGTTTACTGGACTCCGGTTGTTGGTGGTGATGGATGTTACAATGCAATTGATCCGACTAATGACCAGATCGCTTATGGCGCTTCGCAATATCTGAATGTTGAACAAACTTTTGATCAGTGGTTCAGTTCAAACACGATCATCAGCACGCCATCAAGCGCCACCGGTGGAAATCCTGCAGCATTCCTTGCACCATACATTCTTGCCCCGAATAATAACAATCGCATTTACGCAGCCGGAACAGGATTACAGCGCAGCGATGACCAGGGATTTACTTTCAATACCGTGAGTGCCGATCCGATCGATGCAGGAAATTATATTCTGAGTATCGGATGTTCTTACACGCAGTCCGATTCAGTTTACATTGCTACCGCTCCTGATTTTGGTCCGATGCATTTTATGATCAGCATAAATGCAGGAGTAACTTTTACAGATCGCTCTACCGGTTTACCGGATCGTTATCCAAGAAGAATTACTGTTGATCCGCGAAATAGTAAAATTGTTTACGTTGTTTTCTCCGGATTCGGAACCGGACATATTTATAAAACAACAGATGCAGGAATAACGTGGGCCGATATGAGTTCTGTTTTGCCTGATGCTCCTTTCCATTGCCTGATGTGTGATCCGCAGTTCCCGGATATTATTTATGCAGGATGCGATGTGGGAATGTATGTGAGTACGAATGGAGGACAAACATGGATCACGCACAATACCGGCTTTCCCGATTACACCATGGTGTTCGATATTGTTCCGTCGAATTCCGATCGCGGATTGCTCGCGTTCACGCACGGGCACGGTGTGTACAAGCGCAGCATGAATGATATTTCCGGAATCAGCGATCCGTCTTCGGTGAACCTGTCTGTGAATATTTTCCCGAACCCCGCCAGCGATGTTGCCACTATTTCTTATGGTGAGTTGTATTCCAATACAACCATGAAGATCTATGACCTGGAAGGAAAACTCATGGAAGAACAGCAGTTGCAGAAGAACAGTTCGTACACGCACGTGGATGTGAGCGCATGGGTGAAGGGAGTTTATCTCGTGAATATCTCTTCAGGAAAGGCGACAGTGACGAAGAAGATGATAGTGACCAAGTAGACTTGCTTTTGTACGAACTGCGAAATTGACGTATTACGAACTACGTAATATTCGCGAATCCGTATTTCGCGTATTCGCCGATTTCGTAGTTCGTACAAAAGTTCACACTACCTCCCCATCATGCAGCCTGATCGTGCGATCGGTTTGCTCGGCGAGATTCATATCGTGCGTAACGACTAAGATGGTCTGGTTGTATTTTGTTTTTAATTCTTTGAAAATATCAAAAACAGTTTGCGCATTTTTTGAATCGAGATTTCCGGTCGGCTCGTCGCAGAAAATAATGTCCGGATCGTTGATGAGTGCGCGCGCGACCGCAACACGCTGCTGTTGTCCGCCCGAAAGTTTGTTTGCTCTTTTTTCCGCCTGGTCGGTGAGTCCGAGCATCTCCAGTTTTTCCATTGCGCGCTCTTTCACTTTTTCTTCCGGATATTTCGAGAGCTTCAATGCAGGCAACATCACATTTTCCAGAACAGTGAATTCGGGAAGCAGATAATGGAATTGAAAAACAAACCCGATCTTCTCATTGCGGATCTCTGCCAGTTGATTTTTATTTTTTTTGCTGAGATCTTCCCCGTCAAGATAGATCTGTCCTTCGTAATCGGTATCGAGCGTTGATAAAACATAAAGCAACGTTGACTTCCCGCTGCCCGAGGATCCAATAATGGAAACAAATTCTCCTTTCCGCACAGCAATAGAAACTTTCTTCAGCGCCTGGAAATCTACCGGGTCACGGAAAAATTTGTCGAGATCTTTTGTTTCTAAAATATTGGCCACGGATCAGCGCGAATTAATGCGGATTTTTTTCTAAGTTCTAAGTTATTGGGATTTGTTATTTACTTCTTATTATATC
Proteins encoded in this region:
- a CDS encoding nucleotidyltransferase domain-containing protein, giving the protein MINSNVNELRKICVNHNVSSLCLFGSAAKGNFKSDSDLDFLVRFNDKINLLDYADNFFSMIEELEKLFNRKVDLLTVSSLKNPILKKEIENTQIALYAA
- a CDS encoding 1-deoxy-D-xylulose-5-phosphate synthase; the encoded protein is MSTHPHSDEFKAGKLLSQIHVPSDLRKLREDQLPEVSKELRQYIIDLVSKKGGHFGASLGVVELTVALHYVFNTPYDQLVWDVGHQAYGHKILTGRRNIFHTNRLYKGISGFPKRSESEYDAFGVGHSSTSISAALGMAVAANRKNEKDRNVVAVIGDGAMTAGIAFEGLNHAGIEKSNLLVVLNDNCMSIDPNVGALKEYLNDITTSHTYNKVKDEVWKLLGKISKFGPDAQYVAKKISDTLKSALLKQSNLFESLQFRYFGPVDGHDVDRLVSVMKDLKDIPGPKILHVLTTKGKGFKFSEEGNPTVWHAPGLFDKTTGKIVKPVTNEPQPPKYQDVFGNTIVELAEKNKKIMGITPAMPTGSSLNIMMKAMPDRAIDVGIAEQHAVTFSAGLATQGMIPFCNIYSSFMQRAYDQVVHDVALQNLHVVFCLDRGGLAGADGPTHHGAFDIAYFRCIPNMVVSAPMNESELRNLMYTAQLEKNNFPMSIRYPRGQGVLTEWKTPFEEIQIGKGRKICDGKDVAILTIGHPGNFAVEACASLKKAGVNAAHYDMRFAKPIDEEMLHEVFSTFDKIITVEDGCIQGGFGSAVIEFMADHNYHAEIKRLGIPDSFIEHGEQTELWKECGFDADAIVETAKEMVLEGKKVLR
- the nusA gene encoding transcription termination/antitermination protein NusA gives rise to the protein MENINLIESFSEFKETKNIDRATLMSILEDVFRSLIRKKYGSDENFDFIVNPERGDLEIWRNREIVDNEFAEDSFDYDPNKHISLSEAKKIEPDFEIGEQVTDRIVLDDFGRRAVLSIRQNLVSRVLDLEKDSLYKKYKERVGDVITGEVYQVWKKETLVLDDEGNELILPKTEQIPGDFFKKGDTVRAVVSKVDLRNNSPVIILSRTSPSFLEKLFEMEVPEIYDGLITIKKIVREPGERAKVAVESYDDRIDPVGACVGMKGSRIHGIVRELRNENIDVINFTTNSTLLIQRALSPAKITSVKLDDESKRAEVYLKPDQVSLAIGKGGHNIRLAGRLTGYEIDVYRDTDEDVEDVTLDEFSDEIEQWIIDEFKSIGCDTAKAVLELSDEELVKRTDLEEETVKEVKRILKSEFE
- a CDS encoding DUF86 domain-containing protein, giving the protein MPDRILKYILDIEAIIEEIELLKKSVANDFNKFKDDFKSTRAVERQLEIIGEAANKINQLDPTIEITGIKSIISLRNFIVHAYDSVDHEILWGIIQKDIPVLKNDIQNMKK
- the infB gene encoding translation initiation factor IF-2, with product MSEPEKTIRLSKVKGELNVSLDRIFEFLEEKGFKLDRNPNQKISEEHYRLLTKEFAQDREEKEESKLVGLSSKVKKESIILNEELTKSDRRARERDQEEIIIKDMNNPSTKTVEPKEAKEKKEKKEEITRVVPEKTVAVKVISKIELGADKGKEKKKKDAAAEKETKDKTKKTTKKKKEEEAPPVENIEEVVTETPVTTEEVAPPEEVIFRRSVEKLEGPKIMGKIDLPVKEEKKKPVASSSAQFESDKKKKRKRIRKEGGPVNLQPGQEGGGRGQGRGKGQQRQSREARPELTEEEVQKQIKETLARLSGQGKSKASKYRRDKREQISQRIEKEQAEAEAQKGVLKVTEFVTANQLATMMNVPVTQIISTCMTIGLFVSINQRLDAETISLLAQEFGYKVEFVSVEVQEAIREEEDKPEELKDRPPIVTVMGHVDHGKTSLLDYIRKSNVIAGEAGGITQHIGAYSVGLENGKHITFLDTPGHEAFTAMRARGAQVTDVAIIVIAADDSVMPQTTEAINHAQAAGVPIVFAINKIDKPGANADKIREALANMNILVEEWGGKYQCQEISAKKGLSIDTLLEKVLLEAELLQLKANPEKRATGVIIESTLDKGRGYTATVLVENGTMRVGDVVLAGCYSGRVKAMHNERGLDVIDAGPATPVQILGLSGAPQAGDQFNIMADEREAREIATRRLQLQREQQIRTTKHITLDEIGRRLAIGDFQELNVIIKGDVDGSIEALADSLLKLSTEKIQIRIVHKGVGAISESDVLLASASNAIIVGFQVRPSVSARKLAETEQIDIRLYSIIYKAIEEIKAAMEGMLAPEFEEKITGNIEVREVFKISKVGTVAGCYVLDGKVNRQTKVRIIRNGIVLHDGALGSLKRFKDDVKEVASGYECGLNIDKFDNIEVGDIIEGYEMVEIKGKL